One genomic segment of Methanosarcinales archaeon includes these proteins:
- a CDS encoding DNA integrity scanning protein DisA nucleotide-binding domain protein: MVDIDQIIQTAADMAEDISASAIIIMSTDLPQELDTDIPVLITSPSIFSTLYVVDADLYEENDSAKRLQAFTKTIYHKASKGSEQIIDASSKAFISNLIEDGLIVGIVSLQGNIAIVIHDLNDNSVIQELKACSERINLNVLKSVLNIALDIGSLGREGKSVGTAFIISDTEEVMRRSHQLVLNPFFGHAKEECSILEPLNWETVKEFAQLDGMFVIDSDGYIQASGRYLDVDAREVDIIKGLGGRHASAAAITRDTEAVAITVSESGGMIRIYKDGLQIIELDPRTSKVFRHK, translated from the coding sequence ATGGTTGACATAGATCAGATAATACAGACAGCAGCTGACATGGCAGAAGATATTTCCGCGTCAGCCATCATTATCATGTCAACCGATCTGCCCCAGGAATTGGACACAGACATCCCTGTCCTGATAACTTCTCCCTCAATATTCAGTACACTTTATGTTGTTGATGCTGATTTGTATGAAGAAAATGATTCAGCAAAAAGACTCCAGGCCTTCACTAAGACCATTTATCATAAAGCATCAAAGGGATCAGAACAAATTATTGATGCCTCATCCAAGGCTTTTATCTCTAATCTTATTGAAGATGGTCTAATTGTAGGGATTGTCTCACTCCAAGGAAATATAGCAATCGTAATACATGACCTGAATGATAATTCAGTGATACAGGAATTAAAGGCTTGTTCCGAACGGATTAACCTGAATGTATTAAAATCTGTACTAAATATTGCTCTGGATATTGGCTCACTTGGAAGAGAAGGAAAATCTGTTGGAACCGCATTTATTATTTCAGACACAGAAGAGGTGATGAGAAGGTCACATCAGCTTGTACTGAATCCTTTTTTTGGTCACGCAAAGGAAGAATGCTCCATCTTGGAACCTTTGAACTGGGAGACTGTAAAGGAATTTGCCCAGTTGGATGGAATGTTCGTAATAGATAGCGATGGGTACATCCAGGCAAGTGGTCGTTATCTTGACGTAGATGCCAGGGAAGTGGATATTATTAAAGGTCTGGGGGGCCGGCATGCTTCTGCTGCTGCCATCACCAGGGACACTGAAGCTGTGGCAATTACAGTTTCAGAGAGTGGGGGTATGATCAGAATATATAAAGACGGCCTCCAGATTATTGAGCTGGATCCAAGGACTTCTAAAGTGTTCAGACATAAGTAG